The proteins below are encoded in one region of Pseudonocardia sp. DSM 110487:
- a CDS encoding TrmH family RNA methyltransferase, translating into MTRPGAPRARTRSDLRQQRRPRSHHCWDHILLAPLWPKHDANLGTLLRTCDAVGACLVVTRQAWVRRALEKGNTLRRSSCVHRVADPLHWLEAQRNAGSRLLAVELADEAIRVGDLPAARQRTVVMLGHESDGVPPEALALADDVVEIPMIGTGLSLNVAVAGSLVAYKLAGML; encoded by the coding sequence GTGACCCGCCCCGGCGCGCCACGGGCGCGCACCCGCTCCGACCTGCGCCAGCAGCGCAGACCTCGCAGCCATCACTGCTGGGACCACATCCTGCTCGCCCCGCTCTGGCCGAAGCACGACGCGAATCTCGGCACGCTGTTGCGCACCTGCGACGCGGTCGGCGCCTGTCTCGTCGTGACCCGGCAGGCGTGGGTACGGCGCGCGCTCGAGAAGGGCAACACCCTGCGGCGGAGCAGCTGCGTGCACCGCGTCGCCGACCCGCTGCACTGGCTCGAGGCCCAGCGCAACGCCGGCAGCAGGCTGCTCGCGGTGGAGCTCGCCGACGAGGCGATCCGCGTCGGTGACCTCCCCGCGGCCCGGCAGCGGACCGTGGTGATGCTCGGTCACGAGAGCGACGGGGTCCCACCGGAGGCGCTCGCGCTGGCTGACGACGTCGTCGAGATCCCGATGATCGGCACCGGGCTCAGCCTGAACGTCGCGGTCGCCGGCTCGCTGGTGGCGTACAAGCTGGCCGGGATGCTGTAG
- a CDS encoding dihydrofolate reductase family protein, with protein sequence MDRKLFLQINMTVDGYVEDSNGDIDWHFADDEFDAFILDTLRSIDGMVFGRVAFEKLATYWPTAEQAAQSAAQRETAVLMNELPKYVVSQTLTGSTWRNSHIVAGGVSAAIQQLKARPGKDFALFAGAAAARSFVRLGLVDELRLIVNPLLQGGGTRLFDGEDEPRRLTLTSARPFTSGAVVLTYAPA encoded by the coding sequence ATGGATCGCAAGCTGTTCCTGCAGATCAACATGACCGTCGACGGCTATGTCGAGGACTCGAACGGCGACATCGACTGGCACTTCGCCGACGACGAGTTCGACGCGTTCATCCTCGACACGTTGCGCTCGATCGACGGCATGGTGTTCGGCCGGGTCGCGTTCGAGAAGCTCGCGACGTACTGGCCGACCGCCGAGCAGGCGGCGCAGAGCGCTGCCCAGCGCGAGACGGCGGTGCTGATGAACGAGCTGCCGAAGTACGTCGTCTCGCAGACGCTCACCGGCAGCACGTGGCGCAACAGCCACATCGTCGCCGGTGGCGTGTCGGCGGCGATCCAGCAACTGAAGGCCCGGCCCGGCAAGGACTTCGCGCTGTTCGCCGGTGCCGCCGCCGCTCGCTCGTTCGTCCGGCTCGGGCTCGTCGACGAGCTGCGGCTGATCGTCAACCCGCTCCTGCAGGGTGGTGGGACTCGCCTGTTCGATGGGGAGGACGAGCCGCGGCGGCTCACGCTGACGAGCGCACGACCATTCACCAGCGGCGCCGTCGTGCTGACGTACGCACCGGCCTAG
- a CDS encoding sigma-70 family RNA polymerase sigma factor, whose amino-acid sequence MVGVVRTDSPGPRKSPDAEFVAQTEALRHELFAHCYRMLGSAHDAEDLVQETYLRAWQALGSFERRSSMRTWLYRIATNACLNAVDAARRRALPMQLWPPSVPSDEPTERTDVPWLEPLPTYRIGGVSPEEAAIERESLRLAFVAMLQTLPPRQRALLLLRDVLRFTAAETAEILDTTTTAVNSGVRRAREQAIRAQPVSEPTEPERRRLLDRYVTAWEAKDVPAIVALFTEDAVWEMPPLAAWYRGAEHIGRHLADRCPVRPGQASLVPVEMNAQPAFATYTLEPDGSLRPAFLQVLDVSTEGIEHVYAFVDPSVFELLH is encoded by the coding sequence GTGGTGGGTGTCGTCCGTACTGACAGCCCCGGGCCCCGAAAGTCGCCGGACGCGGAGTTCGTGGCGCAGACCGAAGCGCTGCGGCACGAGCTGTTCGCGCACTGCTACCGCATGCTCGGCTCGGCGCACGACGCCGAGGACCTCGTGCAGGAGACGTACCTGCGCGCGTGGCAAGCGCTCGGCTCGTTCGAACGCCGGTCCTCGATGCGGACGTGGCTCTACCGGATCGCGACGAACGCCTGCCTCAATGCCGTGGACGCGGCGCGGCGACGGGCGCTTCCGATGCAGCTCTGGCCGCCGTCCGTCCCGAGCGACGAGCCGACCGAGCGTACCGACGTCCCGTGGCTCGAGCCGCTCCCGACGTATCGGATCGGCGGGGTCAGCCCTGAGGAAGCGGCGATAGAACGGGAGAGCCTGCGCCTCGCGTTCGTCGCGATGCTCCAGACACTTCCCCCTCGTCAGCGGGCACTCCTGCTGCTGCGCGACGTCCTGCGCTTCACCGCCGCGGAGACGGCGGAGATCCTCGACACGACCACCACCGCGGTCAACAGCGGGGTGCGTCGCGCCCGCGAGCAGGCGATCCGTGCACAGCCGGTCTCGGAGCCCACCGAGCCGGAGCGGCGCCGGCTCCTGGACCGGTACGTCACCGCGTGGGAGGCGAAGGACGTCCCCGCGATCGTTGCGCTGTTCACCGAGGACGCGGTCTGGGAGATGCCGCCGCTGGCCGCGTGGTACCGGGGAGCCGAGCACATCGGCCGCCACCTCGCCGACCGTTGCCCGGTGCGGCCGGGCCAAGCGAGTCTGGTGCCGGTCGAGATGAACGCCCAGCCCGCGTTCGCCACCTACACCTTGGAACCGGACGGTTCCCTTCGACCTGCGTTCCTGCAGGTACTCGACGTCAGCACCGAAGGAATCGAGCACGTGTACGCGTTCGTCGACCCGTCGGTCTTCGAGCTGTTGCACTGA